Proteins found in one Vulpes vulpes isolate BD-2025 chromosome 13, VulVul3, whole genome shotgun sequence genomic segment:
- the NDUFAF6 gene encoding NADH dehydrogenase (ubiquinone) complex I, assembly factor 6 isoform X3 — protein MWNWLRLVKDSVSEKTIGLMRIAFWKKTVDDIYCDNPPQQPVALELWKAVKRHNLTKRWLMKIIDEREKNLDDKAYRNIQELENYAENTQSSLLYLTLEILGVKDLHADHAASHIGKAQGIVTCLRATPYHGSRRRVFLPMDICMLHGVSQEDFLRKNQDKNVRDVIYDIASQAHLHLKHARSFHKSVPMKAFPAFLQTVALENYLKRIQQVDFDIFHPSLQQKDTLLPLSLYIQSWRKRY, from the exons GTTAAGGACTCCGTCTCTGAGAAAACAATTGGACTGATGCGAAtagcattttggaaaaaaacagtGGACGACATATACTGTGATAACCCACCCCAGCAGCCTGTGGCCTTGGAGCTGTggaag GCTGTGAAAAGACATAATCTGACTAAAAGATGGCTTATGAAAATCATTGATGAAAGA GAAAAGAATTTAGATGACAAAGCGTATCGTAATATCCAGGAATTGGAAAATTATGCTGAAAACACACAGAGCTCTCTTCTTTACTTAACACTGGAAATATTGG GTGTAAAGGATCTTCATGCAGATCATGCCGCAAGTCACATTGGCAAAGCACAGGGCATCGTCACTTGCTTGCGAGCGACACCCTATCATGGTAGCAGGAGAAGAGTGTTCCTTCCCATGGACATCTGTATGCTG CATGGTGTTTCACAAGAGGATTTTCTACGGAAGAACCAGGATAAAAACGTGAGAGATGTGATCTATGACATTGCCAGCCAGGCGCACCTGCACCTAAAGCAT GCTAGGTCCTTCCACAAAAGTGTTCCTATGAAAGCGTTTCCTGCTTTTCTTCAGACG GTTGCCCTGGAGAACTATTTAAAGAGGATCCAGCAGGTGGATTTTGACATATTCCACCCGTCTTTACAGCAGAAGGATACGCTACTCCCCTTATCACTGTATATTCAGTCGTggagaaaaagatattaa
- the NDUFAF6 gene encoding NADH dehydrogenase (ubiquinone) complex I, assembly factor 6 isoform X4 has protein sequence MRIAFWKKTVDDIYCDNPPQQPVALELWKAVKRHNLTKRWLMKIIDEREKNLDDKAYRNIQELENYAENTQSSLLYLTLEILGVKDLHADHAASHIGKAQGIVTCLRATPYHGSRRRVFLPMDICMLHGVSQEDFLRKNQDKNVRDVIYDIASQAHLHLKHARSFHKSVPMKAFPAFLQTVALENYLKRIQQVDFDIFHPSLQQKDTLLPLSLYIQSWRKRY, from the exons ATGCGAAtagcattttggaaaaaaacagtGGACGACATATACTGTGATAACCCACCCCAGCAGCCTGTGGCCTTGGAGCTGTggaag GCTGTGAAAAGACATAATCTGACTAAAAGATGGCTTATGAAAATCATTGATGAAAGA GAAAAGAATTTAGATGACAAAGCGTATCGTAATATCCAGGAATTGGAAAATTATGCTGAAAACACACAGAGCTCTCTTCTTTACTTAACACTGGAAATATTGG GTGTAAAGGATCTTCATGCAGATCATGCCGCAAGTCACATTGGCAAAGCACAGGGCATCGTCACTTGCTTGCGAGCGACACCCTATCATGGTAGCAGGAGAAGAGTGTTCCTTCCCATGGACATCTGTATGCTG CATGGTGTTTCACAAGAGGATTTTCTACGGAAGAACCAGGATAAAAACGTGAGAGATGTGATCTATGACATTGCCAGCCAGGCGCACCTGCACCTAAAGCAT GCTAGGTCCTTCCACAAAAGTGTTCCTATGAAAGCGTTTCCTGCTTTTCTTCAGACG GTTGCCCTGGAGAACTATTTAAAGAGGATCCAGCAGGTGGATTTTGACATATTCCACCCGTCTTTACAGCAGAAGGATACGCTACTCCCCTTATCACTGTATATTCAGTCGTggagaaaaagatattaa
- the NDUFAF6 gene encoding NADH dehydrogenase (ubiquinone) complex I, assembly factor 6 isoform X5 — translation MKIIDEREKNLDDKAYRNIQELENYAENTQSSLLYLTLEILGVKDLHADHAASHIGKAQGIVTCLRATPYHGSRRRVFLPMDICMLHGVSQEDFLRKNQDKNVRDVIYDIASQAHLHLKHARSFHKSVPMKAFPAFLQTVALENYLKRIQQVDFDIFHPSLQQKDTLLPLSLYIQSWRKRY, via the exons ATGAAAATCATTGATGAAAGA GAAAAGAATTTAGATGACAAAGCGTATCGTAATATCCAGGAATTGGAAAATTATGCTGAAAACACACAGAGCTCTCTTCTTTACTTAACACTGGAAATATTGG GTGTAAAGGATCTTCATGCAGATCATGCCGCAAGTCACATTGGCAAAGCACAGGGCATCGTCACTTGCTTGCGAGCGACACCCTATCATGGTAGCAGGAGAAGAGTGTTCCTTCCCATGGACATCTGTATGCTG CATGGTGTTTCACAAGAGGATTTTCTACGGAAGAACCAGGATAAAAACGTGAGAGATGTGATCTATGACATTGCCAGCCAGGCGCACCTGCACCTAAAGCAT GCTAGGTCCTTCCACAAAAGTGTTCCTATGAAAGCGTTTCCTGCTTTTCTTCAGACG GTTGCCCTGGAGAACTATTTAAAGAGGATCCAGCAGGTGGATTTTGACATATTCCACCCGTCTTTACAGCAGAAGGATACGCTACTCCCCTTATCACTGTATATTCAGTCGTggagaaaaagatattaa